One region of Pongo pygmaeus isolate AG05252 chromosome 21, NHGRI_mPonPyg2-v2.0_pri, whole genome shotgun sequence genomic DNA includes:
- the PROCR gene encoding endothelial protein C receptor isoform X1 codes for MLTTLLPVLLLSGWAFCSQDASDGLQSLHMLQISYFRDPYHVWYQGNASLGGHLTHVLEGPDTNTTIIQLQPLQEPESWARTQSALQSYLLQFHGLVRLVHQERTLAFPLTIRCFLGCELPPEGSRAHVFFEVAVNGSSFVSFRPERALWQADTQVTSGVVTFALQQLNAYNRTRYELREFLEDTCVQYVQKHISAENTKGSQTSRSYTSLVLGVLVGSFIIAGVAVGIFLCTGGRRC; via the exons ATGTTGACAACATTGCTGCCGGTACTGCTGCTGTCTGGCTGGGCCTTTTGTAGCCAAGACGCCTCAGATG GCCTCCAAAGCCTTCACATGCTCCAGATCTCCTACTTCCGCGACCCCTATCACGTGTGGTACCAGGGCAACGCGTCGCTGGGGGGACACCTAACGCACGTGCTGGAAGGCCCAGACACCAACACCACGATCATCCAGCTGCAGCCCTTGCAGGAGCCCGAGAGCTGGGCGCGCACGCAGAGTGCCCTGCAGTCCTACCTGCTCCAGTTCCACGGCCTCGTGCGCCTGGTGCACCAGGAGCGGACCTTGGCCT TTCCTCTGACCATCCGCTGCTTCCTGGGCTGTGAGCTGCCTCCCGAGGGCTCTAGAGCCCATGTCTTCTTCGAAGTGGCTGTGAATGGGAGCTCCTTTGTGAGTTTCCGGCCGGAGAGAGCCTTGTGGCAGGCAGACACCCAGGTCACCTCTGGAGTGGTCACCTTCGCCCTGCAGCAGCTCAATGCCTACAACCGCACTCGGTATGAACTGCGGGAATTCCTGGAGGACACCTGTGTGCAGTATGTGCAGAAACATATTTCCGCGGAAAACACGAAAG GGAGCCAAACAAGCCGCTCCTACACTTCGCTGGTCCTGGGCGTCCTGGTGGGCAGTTTCATCATTGCTGGTGTGGCTGTAGGCATCTTCCTGTGCACAGGTGGACGGCGATGTTAA
- the PROCR gene encoding endothelial protein C receptor isoform X2, whose translation MLTTLLPVLLLSGWAFCSQDASDGLQSLHMLQISYFRDPYHVWYQGNASLGGHLTHVLEGPDTNTTIIQLQPLQEPESWARTQSALQSYLLQFHGLVRLVHQERTLAFPLTIRCFLGCELPPEGSRAHVFFEVAVNGSSFVSFRPERALWQADTQVTSGVVTFALQQLNAYNRTRYELREFLEDTCVQYVQKHISAENTKDLY comes from the exons ATGTTGACAACATTGCTGCCGGTACTGCTGCTGTCTGGCTGGGCCTTTTGTAGCCAAGACGCCTCAGATG GCCTCCAAAGCCTTCACATGCTCCAGATCTCCTACTTCCGCGACCCCTATCACGTGTGGTACCAGGGCAACGCGTCGCTGGGGGGACACCTAACGCACGTGCTGGAAGGCCCAGACACCAACACCACGATCATCCAGCTGCAGCCCTTGCAGGAGCCCGAGAGCTGGGCGCGCACGCAGAGTGCCCTGCAGTCCTACCTGCTCCAGTTCCACGGCCTCGTGCGCCTGGTGCACCAGGAGCGGACCTTGGCCT TTCCTCTGACCATCCGCTGCTTCCTGGGCTGTGAGCTGCCTCCCGAGGGCTCTAGAGCCCATGTCTTCTTCGAAGTGGCTGTGAATGGGAGCTCCTTTGTGAGTTTCCGGCCGGAGAGAGCCTTGTGGCAGGCAGACACCCAGGTCACCTCTGGAGTGGTCACCTTCGCCCTGCAGCAGCTCAATGCCTACAACCGCACTCGGTATGAACTGCGGGAATTCCTGGAGGACACCTGTGTGCAGTATGTGCAGAAACATATTTCCGCGGAAAACACGAAAG